The following proteins are encoded in a genomic region of Arvicanthis niloticus isolate mArvNil1 chromosome 21, mArvNil1.pat.X, whole genome shotgun sequence:
- the Mlh1 gene encoding DNA mismatch repair protein Mlh1 isoform X4: protein MNGYISNANYSVKKCIFLLFINHRLVESAALRKAIETVYAAYLPKNTHPFLYLSLEISPQNVDVNVHPTKHEVHFLHEESILQLVQQHIESKLLGSNSSRMYFTQTLLPGLAGPSGEAVKPTTGVASSSTSGNGDKVYAYQMVRTDSRDQKLDAFLQPVSRLLPSQPQDPVQGDRTEGSPDKAMQKDEEMSELPAPAEAAAESENLERESVIGTSEAAAQKAASTSSPGSSRKRPREDSAVEMLEDDSRKEMTAACYPRRRIINLTSVLSLQEEINERGHETLREMLRNHSFVGCVNPQWALAQHQTKLYLLNTTKLSEELFYQILIYDFANFGVLRLSEPAPLFELAMLALDSPESGWTEEDGPKEGLAEYIVEFLKKKAEMLADYFSVEIDEEGNLIGLPLLIDSYVPPLEGLPIFILRLATEVNWDEEKECFESLSKECAMFYSIRKQYILEESALSGQQSDMPGSTSKPWKWTVEHILYKAFRSHLLPPKHFTEDGNVLQLANLPDLYKVFERC, encoded by the exons ATGAATGGATATATATCGAATGCAAACTACTCAGTGAAGAAGTGCATTTTTCTACTCTTCATCAACC acCGTCTGGTAGAATCAGCTGCCTTGAGGAAAGCCATAGAAACTGTATATGCAGCATATTTGCCCAAAAACACACACCCATTCCTGTACCTCAG TTTGGAAATCAGTCCTCAGAATGTGGATGTCAATGTGCACCCCACCAAGCATGAAGTTCACTTTCTTCATGAGGAGAGTATTCTGCAGCTTGTGCAGCAGCACATTGAGAGCAAGCTACTGGGCTCCAACTCGTCCAGGATGTATTTCACCCAG accTTGCTTCCAGGACTTGCTGGGCCCTCTGGCGAGGCAGTAAAACCCACAACAGGTGTGGCTTCCTCATCTACGAGTGGAAATGGTGACAAGGTCTATGCTTACCAGATGGTCCGTACAGACTCCCGGGACCAGAAGCTTGATGCCTTTCTGCAGCCTGTAAGCAGGCTTCTGCCCAGCCAGCCCCAGGATCCTGTCCAAGGGGACAGGACAGAGGGCTCTCCTGACAAAGCCATGCAGAAGGATGAGGAGATGTCTGAGCTCCCAGCCCCCGCTGAAGCAGCTGCTGAGAGTGAGAATTTGGAGAGGGAATCAGTAATAGGGACTTCAGAAGCAGCGGCACAGAAAGCAGCATCCACTTCCAGTCCAGGCAGCTCCAG AAAGAGACCTCGGGAAGACTCCGCTGTGGAAATGTTGGAAGATGATTCCCGGAAGGAAATGACAGCTGCTTGCTACCCTCGGAGGAGGATCATTAACCTCACCAGTGTTTTGAGTCTGCAGGAGGAAATTAATGAGCGGGGCCATGAGA ctcTCCGGGAGATGCTCCGTAACCATTCCTTTGTGGGCTGTGTGAATCCTCAGTGGGCCTTAGCACAGCACCAGACCAAGCTGTACCTCCTCAACACCACCAAGCTCAG TGAAGAACTGTTCTACCAGATACTCATTTACGACTTTGCCAACTTCGGTGTTCTGAGGTTGTCG GAACCAGCACCACTCTTTGAGCTCGCCATGCTGGCCTTAGACAGTCCTGAAAGTGGCTGGACAGAGGAAGATGGCCCGAAGGAAGGACTTGCAGAATACATTGTTGAGTTTCTGAAGAAGAAAGCTGAGATGCTTGCAGACTATTTCTCTGTGGAAATCGATGAG GAAGGGAACCTGATTGGATTACCTCTTCTGATTGATAGCTACGTGCCACCTTTGGAGGGACTGCCTATCTTCATTCTTCGACTGGCCACTGAG GTGAATTGGGATGAAGAGAAGGAGTGTTTTGAAAGTCTCAGTAAGGAGTGTGCTATGTTTTACTCTATTCGGAAGCAGTATATACTGGAGGAGTCAGCCCTCTCAGGCCAGCAG AGTGACATGCCTGGCTCCACTTCAAAGCCCTGGAAGTGGACTGTGGAACACATTCTCTATAAAGCCTTCCGCTCACACCTTCTACCTCCGAAGCATTTCACAGAAGATGGCAATGTCCTGCAGCTTGCCAACCTGCCAGATCTATACAAAGTCTTTGAGAGGTGTTAA